A region from the Kineothrix sp. IPX-CK genome encodes:
- the thiI gene encoding tRNA uracil 4-sulfurtransferase ThiI: MFTAFLIKYAEIGVKGKNRYIFEDALVQQIKYAVKRCEGEFKVYRTEGRIYVEALSEFDFDEVVDNLKTVFGISGICPVVYVEDEGFEKLGKDILKYIGEVYPEKDKTFKVCARRARKNYPLTSMEINSEMGGVILDNCPEMRVDVHKPDIMLHIEIREKIYIYSEIIPGPGGMPVGTGGKAMLLLSGGIDSPVAGYMIAKRGVKIDAVYFHAPPYTSERAKQKVVDLAKLVSRYTGPIYLHVINFTDIQLYIYEKCPHEELTIIMRRYMMRIAEKIAQETECLGLITGESIGQVASQTLQSLAATNEVCTMPVYRPLIGFDKMEIVEISEKINTYETSILPYEDCCTIFVAKHPVTKPNLNIIKKHEENLEEKIDELVDTALKNDELIIVR, encoded by the coding sequence ATGTTTACAGCTTTTTTGATAAAATATGCTGAAATAGGTGTAAAAGGAAAAAACCGCTATATTTTTGAAGACGCTCTTGTACAGCAGATAAAATATGCGGTAAAGCGGTGCGAAGGAGAGTTTAAAGTCTATCGCACGGAGGGAAGAATCTATGTAGAGGCCTTATCTGAATTCGACTTCGATGAAGTAGTGGACAACCTAAAAACGGTATTTGGAATTTCCGGCATATGCCCTGTCGTCTATGTGGAAGATGAGGGTTTTGAAAAGTTGGGCAAAGATATATTAAAATACATCGGGGAAGTATATCCTGAGAAGGATAAAACCTTTAAGGTATGCGCCAGAAGAGCGAGGAAGAACTATCCCCTGACCTCAATGGAAATCAACAGCGAAATGGGAGGGGTTATTCTGGATAACTGCCCTGAAATGCGGGTGGACGTGCATAAACCCGACATCATGCTGCACATCGAGATCCGGGAAAAAATATACATTTATTCCGAAATTATTCCCGGTCCCGGCGGTATGCCCGTTGGCACGGGAGGAAAAGCAATGCTTCTTTTATCGGGCGGCATTGATTCTCCGGTAGCTGGTTATATGATTGCGAAGCGCGGTGTGAAAATCGATGCGGTATATTTCCATGCGCCTCCGTATACGAGCGAAAGGGCTAAGCAGAAGGTAGTGGATTTGGCAAAGCTGGTTTCCCGCTATACCGGTCCCATATATTTGCATGTTATTAATTTCACGGATATTCAGCTTTATATTTATGAAAAATGCCCTCATGAAGAGCTTACGATTATCATGCGCCGCTACATGATGCGCATTGCAGAAAAAATCGCGCAGGAAACGGAATGTTTGGGGCTGATCACCGGTGAGAGCATCGGACAGGTCGCTTCTCAGACTTTGCAGAGCCTTGCGGCGACCAACGAAGTGTGTACGATGCCGGTATACAGGCCGCTCATTGGATTCGACAAGATGGAAATCGTAGAAATATCGGAGAAAATCAATACTTATGAGACCTCCATACTTCCCTACGAGGACTGCTGTACGATTTTTGTGGCAAAGCATCCGGTAACAAAACCGAATCTAAATATTATAAAGAAGCATGAAGAAAATCTGGAAGAAAAAATCGACGAGCTGGTAGATACTGCGCTTAAAAATGATGAACTGATTATTGTACGGTAG
- a CDS encoding cysteine desulfurase family protein, whose amino-acid sequence MEVYLDNSATTRCFDDVAALMTQVMCRDYGNPSSLHLKGVQAETYIRYAKETIAKALKVNEKEIYFTSGGTESDNIALIGSALANHRAGRRLITTEVEHPGIMQAMKHLEEQGFHVTYLPVDKNGIISLEDLRRAMTKDTILVSIMHTNNEIGALQPIEEAGALIKKVNSGALFHVDAVQGFGKERIYPKKMNIDMLSASGHKIHGPKGVGFLYIQENVKIKPIIFGGGQQNGIRSGTENVPGIAGLGKAVEMIYTDLEAEVNMLYSLKQLFVDGVTKLENVTVNGLTGRDSAPHVVSVSVRGIRSEVLLHALEDRGIYVSAGSACSARKPQPSATLKAIGLEKELMESTLRFSFSVFTTAEEIDYTLQAMYDIIPMLRKYTRR is encoded by the coding sequence ATGGAAGTATATTTAGATAATTCGGCTACGACAAGATGCTTTGACGATGTGGCGGCCTTGATGACGCAAGTGATGTGCAGGGACTATGGGAATCCGTCCAGCCTGCATTTAAAGGGAGTACAGGCGGAAACTTACATCCGGTATGCCAAAGAAACCATTGCGAAAGCCTTGAAGGTGAATGAAAAGGAAATCTACTTTACCTCGGGAGGAACGGAATCCGACAATATTGCCCTTATTGGAAGTGCTCTTGCTAACCATAGGGCGGGCAGACGCTTGATAACCACGGAGGTAGAGCACCCCGGAATTATGCAGGCGATGAAGCATTTGGAAGAACAGGGCTTTCACGTGACTTATCTGCCGGTGGATAAAAATGGAATTATAAGCTTGGAGGATTTGCGCAGAGCGATGACGAAAGATACGATACTCGTATCTATCATGCATACGAATAATGAGATTGGTGCATTACAGCCGATAGAGGAGGCGGGCGCTCTCATTAAAAAAGTAAATTCGGGTGCGCTGTTTCATGTAGATGCAGTTCAGGGCTTCGGCAAGGAACGCATTTATCCCAAGAAGATGAATATCGATATGCTTTCCGCCAGCGGACATAAAATTCATGGTCCGAAAGGCGTAGGATTTTTATATATTCAGGAAAACGTCAAAATAAAACCGATTATTTTCGGAGGCGGACAGCAAAACGGCATTCGCTCCGGGACGGAGAACGTACCGGGAATCGCTGGCCTTGGAAAGGCCGTGGAAATGATTTATACCGACTTGGAAGCGGAAGTGAATATGCTGTATAGCCTGAAGCAGCTATTCGTAGACGGAGTTACGAAACTGGAAAATGTTACCGTGAACGGATTGACGGGAAGGGACAGTGCGCCCCATGTTGTCAGCGTATCGGTAAGAGGAATCAGAAGTGAGGTTCTTTTGCATGCATTAGAGGACAGGGGAATCTACGTATCGGCAGGAAGTGCATGTTCGGCACGCAAGCCACAACCTTCAGCAACGCTGAAAGCCATCGGATTGGAAAAGGAATTGATGGAATCAACTTTACGTTTCAGTTTTTCGGTCTTTACAACTGCGGAGGAAATCGATTATACTTTACAAGCGATGTATGATATAATACCGATGCTTCGTAAATATACGAGGCGTTAA
- a CDS encoding 16S rRNA (uracil(1498)-N(3))-methyltransferase — protein sequence MYSFFVNPSQIQGNTIYITGSDVKHIKNVLRMKVGEELSVRNGVDEKEYRCAVEALEEEQIVCSLRFVKEEGVELSSKVYLFQGLPKADKMELIVQKAVELGVWEVIPVSAKRAVVKLDEKKAKVKRERWQTIAESAAKQSKRSIVPQVKEVMTMKEAIRYAAGMEIRLIPYELAKGMQKTKDIISALKKEQSIAIFIGPEGGFEESEIKEATESGIVPVTMGKRILRTETAGLTMLAWIMYQLEE from the coding sequence ATGTATAGTTTTTTTGTAAACCCTTCCCAAATACAAGGGAATACGATATATATAACAGGAAGCGACGTGAAGCATATTAAAAACGTCCTGCGCATGAAGGTGGGAGAAGAGCTTTCGGTGCGAAACGGCGTGGATGAAAAAGAATATCGCTGCGCAGTTGAGGCGCTGGAGGAAGAACAGATCGTGTGCAGTCTTCGCTTCGTGAAAGAGGAAGGTGTGGAGCTTTCTTCTAAGGTATACCTTTTTCAGGGACTTCCCAAAGCAGATAAAATGGAGCTCATTGTACAAAAGGCGGTAGAGCTTGGCGTCTGGGAAGTGATTCCCGTATCCGCCAAACGTGCGGTGGTGAAGCTGGATGAAAAGAAAGCGAAAGTAAAAAGAGAACGCTGGCAGACAATTGCTGAGTCGGCGGCAAAGCAAAGCAAAAGGAGTATCGTCCCTCAGGTTAAAGAGGTCATGACGATGAAGGAGGCCATACGGTATGCTGCGGGTATGGAGATACGCCTCATACCTTATGAACTGGCGAAAGGGATGCAAAAAACCAAGGACATCATTTCTGCGCTTAAAAAGGAACAGTCCATAGCCATATTTATCGGACCCGAAGGCGGATTTGAGGAAAGTGAGATAAAGGAAGCGACAGAAAGCGGGATAGTGCCTGTTACCATGGGAAAGCGCATCCTTCGGACAGAGACCGCAGGGCTTACCATGCTTGCGTGGATAATGTACCAATTGGAGGAATAG
- the prmA gene encoding 50S ribosomal protein L11 methyltransferase, producing MRWTKFRIKTLAEAEDIIISALYDIGLEGAQIEDKVPLTAAEKEQMFVDIPPESQEDDGVAYLSFFVEENEDGTLKVNGENTTAEEILKSVENELGDLRLFMEIGEGTVVVDRTEDIDWINNWKQYFHQFYIDDVLVIPSWEEVKEEDKDKMILHIDPGTAFGTGMHETTQLCIRQLKKYITPETKLLDVGTGSGILAILALMFGAGEAVGTDLDPCAIEATRENIEANGILPEKFSVMTGNIITEKEVQDKVGYECYDIVAANILADVLVPLTPVIVNQLKPGGIYITSGIIDDKEKTVKEAVEAAGLHVLEVTYQGEWVSVTAQK from the coding sequence ATGAGATGGACGAAATTCAGAATTAAAACATTGGCGGAAGCAGAAGATATCATTATAAGTGCTTTGTATGATATTGGATTAGAGGGTGCGCAGATAGAGGATAAGGTACCGCTTACGGCGGCGGAGAAGGAGCAGATGTTCGTGGATATTCCTCCGGAGTCGCAAGAAGACGACGGAGTGGCATATCTAAGCTTTTTTGTGGAGGAAAACGAAGACGGAACTTTAAAGGTAAACGGAGAGAATACGACGGCGGAGGAGATCCTTAAATCGGTGGAAAACGAGCTCGGGGATCTGCGCCTGTTTATGGAAATCGGTGAGGGCACGGTAGTAGTAGACAGAACGGAGGATATTGACTGGATCAATAACTGGAAGCAATATTTTCATCAGTTCTATATCGACGACGTGCTTGTTATACCATCGTGGGAAGAAGTAAAGGAAGAGGACAAGGATAAAATGATTCTCCACATCGACCCCGGAACAGCGTTCGGAACAGGAATGCACGAGACCACACAGCTTTGTATCCGTCAGCTTAAGAAATATATTACCCCGGAAACGAAGCTTCTGGATGTGGGGACGGGAAGCGGTATTCTTGCCATTCTGGCGCTTATGTTCGGCGCAGGTGAGGCGGTAGGGACCGATTTAGATCCCTGCGCCATAGAAGCTACCAGAGAAAATATAGAGGCGAACGGTATATTACCTGAAAAATTTTCCGTAATGACAGGAAATATCATTACGGAAAAAGAAGTGCAGGACAAAGTCGGATATGAGTGCTATGATATTGTGGCTGCAAATATTCTGGCCGACGTGCTCGTGCCACTGACTCCGGTCATCGTAAATCAGCTTAAGCCGGGCGGGATCTATATTACATCAGGGATTATAGACGATAAGGAGAAGACGGTAAAGGAGGCGGTAGAGGCAGCAGGCCTCCATGTTCTGGAGGTTACCTATCAGGGCGAATGGGTATCGGTAACCGCGCAAAAATAG
- a CDS encoding DUF3048 domain-containing protein, protein MKKNHKYLFYSLFLCIPLFFTACGKNEADELPLGEVNEAPAEPEAVTESEDVAPEEEGLPVIEDRKVVNGEMQSYLTGQWVDEKIATRRPLAVMIPNNAQAMPQYGLSKASIIYEAPVEGRITRLMAIFEDYDELDHIGPIRSSRDYYIYVAMGYEAIYCNWGLARPYVEELIGRDTVQNISAAVEGIHNPSDEAFGRISRPGYATEFTGYLFIDGLNKAIERHEYETQYDENYVPQFTFIADDNFAEYAENEDVTLIYPGGKENNAGGYGAYNPYFKYNASDKLYYRFQDDKEQIDEYNKEQLAVSNVVLQYCHGEVRDEKDYLAFGVHGEGDALIFTNGKIIEGTWKRYDGDNTPAKFYDKDDNEIVFNQGKTWICNIWQEYGEFVEYE, encoded by the coding sequence ATGAAGAAAAATCACAAATATTTATTTTATTCTCTTTTTTTATGTATTCCTCTTTTTTTTACGGCTTGCGGTAAAAATGAGGCGGATGAATTACCCTTGGGCGAAGTGAACGAAGCTCCGGCAGAACCGGAAGCTGTGACGGAATCGGAGGATGTTGCACCTGAGGAAGAAGGACTTCCTGTTATCGAAGACAGAAAAGTAGTAAACGGCGAAATGCAAAGTTATCTCACCGGTCAATGGGTCGATGAGAAGATCGCTACCAGACGCCCACTGGCCGTCATGATACCTAACAACGCGCAGGCAATGCCTCAATACGGCCTTTCGAAGGCGAGTATAATTTATGAGGCACCCGTAGAAGGACGTATCACCAGATTGATGGCTATCTTTGAAGATTACGACGAGCTGGATCATATCGGCCCTATTCGCAGCAGCCGCGATTATTACATCTATGTTGCTATGGGGTATGAAGCGATTTACTGCAACTGGGGCCTTGCGAGACCCTATGTGGAGGAGCTCATAGGCAGAGATACGGTACAAAATATAAGTGCTGCGGTAGAGGGCATTCACAATCCCTCCGATGAGGCATTCGGAAGAATCAGCAGACCCGGCTATGCCACCGAGTTTACCGGCTATCTGTTCATAGACGGTTTAAATAAAGCCATAGAACGCCATGAATACGAGACTCAATACGACGAAAATTATGTTCCTCAATTTACTTTTATTGCTGACGATAATTTCGCTGAATACGCCGAAAACGAAGATGTAACTCTTATCTATCCCGGCGGAAAGGAAAACAATGCCGGCGGTTACGGCGCATACAATCCGTACTTTAAATACAATGCTTCGGATAAGCTCTACTACCGTTTTCAGGATGATAAGGAACAAATTGACGAATACAATAAAGAGCAGCTCGCCGTATCCAACGTAGTACTTCAATATTGTCACGGCGAGGTACGGGACGAGAAGGATTATCTTGCCTTTGGAGTGCACGGAGAAGGCGATGCACTTATTTTTACAAACGGAAAAATCATCGAAGGAACTTGGAAACGCTATGACGGCGATAATACTCCCGCCAAGTTCTA